ATTCGTTGGTATGGGAGATATGTAGACAACCTCCTAGTCTGATATCTGACTTTGTTTCCTATCCTAATGACAACAGTTTTGGTATGTGTTTTTGCTTTTCAACAACATTCCATTTATGTTTTTCTTACTAGAGATTCTGTGTTGAAAAAACTTAATACTAGCCTGTACAGCAAAACCCCCTCTGGCAACTCTCTATTACATGTACAGAGTATCCATCCTCTGTGGGTGAgtacaggggcgtacctaaaggctcggggcccgggtgcaaaaattCAGCTTGGGCTCCCTCCCCAGGCTCTTTTCCCCTCTCCCCCTGTACCTATACCTGAGGGGCAATGTCCatgtgcagattttatttataaaatctgtgCGTGGCACCCGCACAGGAGATCCGtacgtcttgctgcccataggattgcattagcattggtagggcagctaaaagcatgcaggtgGGATTCCTTCCTGGCGTGCGGGTCGCACGCacgagaagaaatcgcagcatgctccattttcctatggaagctgtccgtatccgcggcacagccgcagctgtttttgtgctgtgctgtggatatgcgggagagcaggagatttaaaaaaaaaaattggtgagcATGTCTGCtgaccggaagaaagaagatccagcctgcaTAGAGGAGAGCCCCACtgcatccagagaggtgagtataatgtattttttctctCCATGGccgcgggattcagcagtgaaatccgtgcgtgcaagtgggcatgaggcctaagagagagagatggatagatatgagagagattaagagatagatagatatgagatagaaagatagagagacatgagatagatagatagatagatatgagatagatcccTTTAATCAATTTTCTTTACAGAAGAGATGTTTTTCTAATTGAGGCCAACTTCAAAGCTCCTCAGGCACATTTTGAAGGGATTGCCTAAGATTATGACATTTTCTAAACACCCCTTGAATTTATgaataaaaaaatttgaaaactGGAAAGAAAGTACTATTTTTTATATAGCCCTAATGACATATGTTGAATATTCTCTGCCCTTGGATATTACAGTATATGAAAAATGTCACTACAAGCTGTATTATCTACTGGCCAGCATAGTTAAACCTAGTCAGCACACTTGACCAACATGGACATACAGATATCGGTGGAGATGACTGAAGAATTAGTGTCGAATCAAATGGTTACATTGTTTTAATTaatactgcctgcagacacaccaCAAAGGATACAatgttgtgtatatatactggTTGTCTGACTGCAGTCCAATTATACCTTTGCCCCTTCACCCTTTTTATTGCCACCCTCTTATGAAGCAAAGTAGAACTGAATTCTCCAGCATGCACACATTTGCTACTGGTAAAGACAAGTTAGTGCGTGTGTTCTTCACAAACCAGCATACGCTGTGTTAATTTGGACCTCAACACTTTTGTCTTCATTTCATTTATATTGTAACGGCCTATGATGGGAAGAAAGCAAGAGAGCATCACTGTAATTATGGCCATCATATAACCCCAACCAAGCGAGCAGCTGCCGCTTCTGTAGGACAGAGATGAGTTGCAGATCTGTTTTGCAAATGAAGAGCGAAGACTAACAGGAAACAGGAGCAGCCCAAGAATTGTAACAGCCACTGCAAATGGAGAACAAAAGGAAATAGTCAGAATATATAGCAGATATGGGTgtaatgagagggggtgggggtgcaAACTGTCCTCAGGTAACATTTACCTTGGGGTCCTTTTTGACAAGCCAATCATCGTTTGAACAAGTGATGTCATCGCTAGTTCATTGGCTCTCACGCAGCCTGTTAAGATAGTCAGATATATCCTTGGctagttcaaacgagaatcgttcagtcattcacagttGTTATATAAGTGAATGATAGTAACTGGACAAGCGCTATTTATACTGAACGAgccagcaatagtttttatgcctgcataaaatgaacgcagaacgaaaagtgaacgattattgtttgTTGTTTAGTCGTTGGCGTGCGTTTAGACTGACCGATTGTTGTtctcttttgctcatttgaatgatgttTTCTccaataattgttccatctaagaGGACACATTAAGTTAGGTTTGCACATTTGCACTTTTCACTTTCAGAAatcttgggggggaaaaaaaaatatatatatatatatacctgctgTGTGTCTATCAGCTATGACATTAAAGCCGTAATATTGTGCAGGTCCCCCATGTACTGCCAAAACATCTCTAACCCTTCGAGTCATGAACTCAGTATGATTTCTGAAGGTGACGTGGTATTTAGCATAAAGACGTTATCAACAGATCCTTATGTTCCTGTTGTGATGTGGGGCCTCCATGGATCAGACTAGTTCCAGCACATTTCACAGATGTTCTATCAGATTGAGATATAGGGAAGCTTTAGGCCAAGTCATTAGCTTGAACTCTGTCATGTTCCTCAAGCACAACTTTTTGTGGTCTGGGAAGGCACATTATCCTGCTGACAGAGAATACCGTTGCCCTTGGTAGCACTTGGTCTACAATAGTGTTTAGGCTGGTGATACAAGTCAAAGTAACTTCCacatgaatgcagcaatgcaaggtttcccagtaGAACATTATCCAGAGCATCACACTGCAGGCTTTTCTTCTTCCCAAAGTCCTGGTGTTTTTTCTTCTACAGGTAAGTGATGAACCCAGCTATCCACGTGATTCAATAGAGCAGATCattttcttccattgctccatggtccaggtGTAATGCCCATTGTAGGTGCTTTTGGGGTTGGACATGGGTTAGCATAGGCATTCTGACCAACTTGCTGCTACACAGACCCATACAATTTGCACTAAAGTAGCTCTTTCTTGGATCCAATTAGAAAGCTAGCCTTTGTTTCCGACACACATCAATTTTCCTTGTGTGCCAATCAATCTGTTGTCAGTGCACTAGTTTTCCTTCCTTCGATCACTTTTGGTAGGTTCTAATCACTGGATATTGGAAAAACCCGACATGACCTTCTGTTTTGGAGATGCTTCGTTGCAGTCAGCAGTTCACAGACTGTCCTTCCTTGGATAACTTTTAGTAAGTACTAACCACTGTATGCTAAGAACAAGACCTGCAATTTTGGAGATGTTCCGACCCAGCTGTCTAGCTTTCACTATTTGGCTCATGTCAAAGTTCCTCAAATACTTATCCCTGTCCACATTTTAGGCTTCCAACACGCTACTTTGAAGAACTCCAATGTTCAATTGCTGCCTAATGTATTACTTACCTTGACAAGTGCCATTGTGAGATAATTGAAGGGATTGTCTCACTTTaaactgttttgctgcaggaagtagacagctatGTAAATTGCAAAGTGGCCCGGCTTGCTATTGCAGGCTGAACTCTATTGAAGGGAATGAGACTccgcctgcagtaccaacataAACCACTGCACAGGGTACACAACTATCTGCTACCTGCAGCGAGACAGCTAGAAGttggaaaacctttttttaaagttcccttcacctgtcagtggttttaatatAATTGCCGTGTGATGAAAGGGTCTTAGCCCCATAGTACCTCTTGGATAATCAGGTAAAATTACTTATGTGCTAAAAGAAGCTGAGGCTACAGCCATGTGCTGCCTTTCAGCTAATTGGACACGCATACAGCGCAATTAGCACACCTCGTGACACAACACTAGTGGCCTCTTGCAAATGATGTTTACTAAATGGGTTTTTAAGATGACATATTCCCTCGAAACCATTCGCATTAATCACTCAATTAATGACCTCATACCTTTGAGCATCTAGTGGCATCCAATAAAACGGAACACCTACTGTACATATAACATTTCCAGTGTGTTCTGCTGATTCCACATAAGGCTGTCCATAGATTATATGCCTGCGAAAGTCATAGTCACACTCAAAACACTCCTAATGTGAAGGCATTGCCTCAGGGAtaggtacgtggtcaggtttGCCCTTGTTAGGGCAGGTTATCTGCTTATAGGCAAGTCCCTATCctgggtaaagggtttatagggacagtgtttccctgatgtctgttttctttattgtGCACCACTGTTTTGTGTGCGGTTGCTGTCTGTTTGTTCAGAGCCCGTCAGTCTTTCAGGTTTTTAGATCCTGCCCACCCTGATTGGATGGAACAATTTGCCTTTGTATGTTCTGTTTTCTACTGGGGAAATACAGATCAGAAAATAATAACGCTATGTTTctgaaagtaaaagaaaaaaaaaattgttttaggtTTCTGTACCTGCAATGATCTGTGTATGTCTGGCTGGAGTGCAGACCCTTCTGTGACACAGACCAGCTGGAATAACAGTCCATGACAGAACAAGTAAAGCTCCGAAGCTTAAGAACAGCCAGCCAGCAAATAATATCACAGCTGAAATCTAAAGAGATAAAAGAAATAAATTACATTGCATGCTTTCTGTATACAAAAGAGGCAGGTAGTATTTAACCAGTAATTCCAAGAAAGCAGAATAGCAAATGATTAAGATTTAAAGGGGcattaacttttcagacaacttctgctcatccaTTAGCTTATGTTAGTCTCCTcagttctgtaatatacttgcattaaaaattttgttgctttaccactgtaaatcatttGAAGTggttgccactaggggtctctcttccggcttctctgcaatccactctctgtcattAGATACAGGGCTTTTGTAGTAACAAGAACACAGGGATATTTCCTTCGCATCAGGGAGGAGTTATCTTCACAGGTAACTCCCAGTGCACTACCTGagagatctgcagacactgtaataacgtgtgtgtgtatacattatagtgggtttactaaccatttggccagaatgtctctggaTGCCTGAATAATCCTGGGAAAAGCAGAGTCGTATgcattcagatgctgcctcccTGTTGATTGGACAACAGACAGTGCAATACAGCATTGGAAGTAAGAGCAAGAGAGTGCagtacagtgaactactggcagaatggtaggcttgCTACATACCCGTTTATTGAAAGTGTATTACAAAAGAGCAGGGCAACAAAAAAATGGAGAAGAGCACCTGAGAATCAGAATTTACAGACAGCAACAAATGAGTGGGTAatgagaacctggtgtattttagaaaacctgTTGAAAACCCAGGTATGCTTTAAACCAATATGTTGCAACTAGACTACATTAAtattgtctccaaaaataatttatCTTCATTTAGCACTAAAAATTACTAAAATAGGAATAGAACCATTGTgtaaaatagacaaaaaaaatcaaatcataaATGTATAATACACTTATAGGCGAAAGTTAGATTTACACTATACATTGTCTACACGTAATAAGTAAATGAACCAGTAAAAGGGTAACTGACAAGTGCACCTATTGTATTCAGAGTAACATTACCTAATGTGCTTTACAGCGTTTCttaaatatacagtacattctGGTTTATAAGGTAAATACAGTGTTATGTATTCATAATCGCTACTCAAGGGATATTATATTGTTCTGATGAGTGAGAGCCCAACAATGACAAATCTTACACCTTATAATACCAGTAAAAGCCTTGCGGCAGCCTAACATACTGCCATATTGATAATATATTACATTTCGCTGGTTACCTTCCAAGACACATCTGGAATTTCTTCTAAGGTTCGGAAAGCTTTGCAGGTTTGATTACACGGAGAGCTGAGTTTCCCAGCACACTGTACAAACACGCCAAAAGATGTCTTATCATTTTTAAACCACTCAGAAGACATCATGCTGAATCCTAAAATAAGGGATAGAATGAAGGACAAAACCAGCCAGAGAGATCCCATACATGACACCATTGGGACAGTAGATCAACAAATCCTGATGCTGATTAAAACCTGCAAAACAAAGGACCTTTATGACAATCACAGTAGCAGCCTTTCAGTTTCTGACTGAAGCGCATTTACTCCAGCCGACAATCTTATCACTAATGTTTGCTTACAAGGCTTCATGAAGGTTATTTACTGCAAGTTAGGGTCTATTTAAAAGGGACGAATGTTGggaaatgatgcccgacactcgtccctttgTGTCCTCGCTCACAtcctgttgcacgggagctagcagagctggctcgctcacagagcggccagcaggggggggttgcagaagatttcttgctcccctgcccctctccattgacttaacatagcggccgttcagtaatgaatagctgctatttacactgaacgatcagctcatcgtccatcgtttatacagcataaacgatggacgatgagctgatcgctaattgctcagtgtaaatagcagtcttcagtactaaatggctgctatgttaagtcaatggagagggacgggggagtgcgaggagagaaatctcctgcagcctccccgctgggagctaatgatactagctcccttgcagcagcacaagagtgagtatttgcggggacgagtgtcgggcatcgtttgcctgacactcgtcccgtctaaaagggcctttatgctATTGCACCATTTTATTCACTTTTcgtgttttattacattttttatgcatATAATTTAATTATTGACAATATTGGAATTGCACTTCCACATAGGTGATTATAAGGGCCTTTCACATAGGCGGAATACTACGCCAGGACACAGcagaattctgcactaaaatcggCAGAGCTAACTGTGGATTGCAGACATATTTAAGACATTTTCTTTTAGCACAactctgcagattttggtgcagaatttactgtgACTTGTAGTGCGGAATATGGAAAATTCCACCCTGTAAAGTTCGTTTTAGtgtgtttttacttttaactCCTTAAGCTTAAATGTATGCCctccatgtggggggggggggggggggggttatggagCGGGATTGGAAGCCACCACCCTACCACTAAAGCCAGAATTAGTGTTAATGCTGATCATAACTATTAgggctttaaatgctgctgtcaattctgacagcggcttttaaatgccccaattggtgTTCCGGGGTCCAGAACGCCCCCTTCACAATGGCAGCcctgtcatggcagcccagggcttTCCAAAGGGCTGCCCTGAATGGCTGCCTATCAAGGTGTgcctgtgacatgttttgatgtattgcattatactgtattgtcacaatacagtataatgcaatactatggtatagCATTATAGTGCATGTGCGATCAAAGGACCGCAAGTTCAATTCTCCTTggaggactgaaaaaaaaaagagaaaataaatttaaaagaagtattttattattttaaaaaataaaggatattaagaTTCAAGAAAGCCCTTTCCTATAttagaaaatgaaaacaaaaaaattgaaaacatatttggttttgctacatccgTAACAGTAtcaaaataatgtgttatttaccCCAAATACttaatgttgtcagaaaaaaataaatacataatgccagaattgtcctttttttttagtcTGCCTTACTCTAAGAACAAATtaaaaactgtaataaaaagtgatcataaGCTGTATGcactccaatatggtaccaatagaaaccatagATCATGTcatgaaaaaacaagccctcacacaaaacCCCATCGACAGAAAgataaaaacgttatggcggtcagaatatggcaagggaatttttttttaagagatttttttttaaaaagtgcagcaaaAGAAACTAAATTTTTGGCATTATCatgatcgtactgacccacagaatacaaTTATCATGacgtttttgctgcagtgtgtacgctgtatccacagcaattccacatcaaaacctacatgtaagggctcattcacacctgaATTAGGGCTCCCTTGGGGATTTTAGGTAAACAGAAAATGTTCaggttttttttgaaaacccattgacacTAATGTGGAAAAAAGTTTATTTgcattttaattccatttctctgctccaaaaacagaacagagagactTTGGTGCGGGTTTGTCCCTGGCAGCTTTTTCGGCCCCATGTGAGAGCACGTTAGGGGTACGTTCACTCGTAGTGGAAGATGGCCCAGATTTTCTGCAGTTGAAAATACACACCAAAATCCGTCTCAAACCCTCAactaaaaatgcatcaaaatgcCGTGTCATTAGTGGGAATTTTGATGTGCTatttgatgcagatccacagcataTTTCCCAATTTCAGTTGAAGGAATGActtctgctgtggatccacaccagAAACCAATggaacattttttaatgctttttttgttgcggttttgatgcagattttttgctgtggaaaatccacaccatgtagcactacatgtgaacgtactctTAGCTTATAGAAAACTACAATTCTCAGCAGGTACTGAAAACATCTGCAAATGtttgggcatgctgggagttgtagttttccaaCAGATTAAAGGGGCAGCCACAAAATCTTTACTTGGTGAAAATGCAAGAAAATACAGAtacctaagggtggacacccactggcttttttttctccactgcgctgcgagagtaagtgaaaccTTTTGCAGCgcagtgcgaaaaaaaaaaacgggatcacgccgggatatcgacagtcttttcaatggcgcCAGCGTcagcagcgctaaccccattgaaaagatatggagaatacagcggacttctgccacagctgtcacagctgtgacagctgtggcagaagtgcagcatgctatcccattgctttcaatgggatcggcgctgctgacggtcccattaaaagcagtggtttgtagtataccttgcagtatgattttcggggaagggcttgaaatataagcccttccctgtaaatcatcaataagtggtaaaaaaaaaaaattacctctccgccgctcagaagcgtcctccggctggctccccgacactgctgtccagcactttcagcaggcggggatttaaaaatcccgcatcctgaaagggctgtgctgattggctgagcgctcagccaatagcagctagtgcttagctattggctgagcgctcagccaattacagatagtgcttagatattcattcatgaatagctaagatagtgctatgaatgattttcagggaagggcttatatttcaagcccttccccgaaaatcatactgcagggtttgccacaaaacactgctttcaatgggaccggcagcagtgccgatcccattgaaagcaatgggatagcatgctgcacttctgccacagctgtcacagctgtgacagctgtggcagaagtccgcggtattctccatatcctttcaatggggccagcactgctgccactggccccattgaacagactggcgatatcccggtcttaTTTCgatgtctttcttgcgctgcgaggtgagagttttcacgtgctctcgcagcgcaagaaagaaaatatcgccagtgggtgtcagccctaaggCAGCCTGAAAACGGTCAggaccggattctgcatgtgggatcctgcagcggaatccaaccctgtgctcaGCTGCTGCCCACTGAGTACCTGTCCACAGGCTTCCCATCTGCGCTGCGGATGTGCCTGCCAGCGCACATGTGCAGCACAGATAATGCCatgctgttgctaggcgatggcGTGGATCCAgctacctttctgcaatgatgactcCGGAAGGGCCGCTGGtcagacaacttccattgacttcaatgaaagccatccacgCAGAATCTGCCTAGAAATAGAGTATGTTGCGATTTGccccccgcgagcagaaaatcgcaattgatttccgcttgtgggcaggaaaaaaaaaatcacttttctgcagcatgctatggcaggtatttgcggcggaatccagaggcggacgcctgctccagattccgcaaagCAAGTCCGCCCTACCTACCACCCTACCCCCAAAAAAGGGAAAACTGAGGGTTTCTTCCATTTTGCCACACTTAGAAATTTgctaaagcttttcagtacattaaatggtatcacTGAAAAGTATAGCTCATTCCATTCAAAACAAGCCCTTAGATGGCTGTTAGTGGAAAAATACAGAGGCGATGATTTTTTGAAGGCgaagaattaaaaataaaaatgaaaaaagcaaaaaatggccGTGTTCTTAAGGGgcctttcacatgggcagaattatGCCACATTCTGCACCCAGAttacgcaccaaaatccacatggctCCGTGCAGATTTTAATGTGAAATTGAAATAGCTTAAACCAGCCTGCAATTTCTAATCAAAATCCGCTATCAGACTTGTAAGTTTCGTAATTTGCAGCGACCAAATAAAAGGCGTATTTGGATGCGGAATAACTCTGCCTAGTGTGAAAGCACtcga
This region of Eleutherodactylus coqui strain aEleCoq1 chromosome 5, aEleCoq1.hap1, whole genome shotgun sequence genomic DNA includes:
- the LHFPL7 gene encoding LHFPL tetraspan subfamily member 7 protein codes for the protein MVSCMGSLWLVLSFILSLILGFSMMSSEWFKNDKTSFGVFVQCAGKLSSPCNQTCKAFRTLEEIPDVSWKISAVILFAGWLFLSFGALLVLSWTVIPAGLCHRRVCTPARHTQIIAVAVTILGLLLFPVSLRSSFAKQICNSSLSYRSGSCSLGWGYMMAIITVMLSCFLPIIGRYNINEMKTKVLRSKLTQRMLVCEEHTH